TAGGGAGGCACGCATGTTGGCGACCGCTGGGGTGGCCCAAGTTGTGGCTCGGATCCGACGGTTGGGGCTGGAGGTCGCCCTTAACAAATCTGAGGCTTTGTGTTTTCACGGGCCTCGGATGGCACCTCCAGCTGGGTCGAATCTGGTGGTGGGAGGAGTTTCCATCGCTGTCGAGTCAACGATGAAGTACCTGGGACTCGTCCTCGACAGCCGATGGAAATTCGAGGAGCACTTTCGGCGCCTGGCCCCCAAACTCATCGGGGCTGCAGGGGCGCTGAGTCGGCTCCTCCCTAACTTGGGCGGTCCTGGCGTTGGCTGCCGCCGCCTGTACACAGGAGTGGTGCGGTCGATGGCTCTGTATGGAGCACCGATCTGGGCAGACGCTCTTGTCGCCCGTAATAGGACCCTGCTGCGAAGGCCGCAACGGGTCATGGCGGCAAGAGTGATCAGAGCGTACCGCACCATTTCGTACGAGGCGGCCTGCGCGTTGGCAGGGACACCCCCGTGGGACCTGGATGCGGAGGTGTTGGCGTGTGTGCACGAGCGAAGGGTGGAGGTCCGAATGCGGGGAGAACACCCTTCGCCGGAGAGGGTCACTGGGTGGCGGCGTTTAGCGCAGGCCGAGCTCTTTCGCCAATGGCGAGAGAGGCTCGAGTCACCCAGTGCCGGTCTGCGGACTATTGACGGGATtcgccccgtgcttcagcagtgggtggagagaagacacggggtgatgaccttccaccttgcgcaggtgctttcaggacacggttgttttggaaagtacctgtgcaagattgccggtagggaacctaccgaggagtgccacgagtgcggctgcgctgtggacacggcgcaacatacgcttgccgattgcccgagctgggcggtgcagcgggccgcactcgtggcggtagtgggacaagacctctccctgccggctgtggtcagggccatggTCGGCAGTGAGACGTCTTGGGATGCGATAGTCTCGTTCTGCGAAGACGTGATGACGCAGAAGGAGGCAGCGGAGCGGCTGAGAGAGGATGCCGTGGACTCCCAGCCGATCCGCCGCAGGAGAGTCGGGCGCAGGCGGCTTGCACAAGACCGCCGCCTGCCCCCATAAGGAGGACCTCCGGGCGATAGATGCGGGGACATTTACCGCCCGTGGGAGATAGGTCCTCGTGCTGGAAGGCGCACTCTGTGTTCTAAGTGCGCCTTTGGCGAATGAGGGGGCACGAAATGCCCCCGGAGAAGGGTCCGCAGTagcggacgccgctggctgggtcgcggtcgtgtgcgaaagcgttcccgtaacccaatcaccaggcgaagtgtttgaacaccgaGGGCAGAGGGTAGCGCTCCCTTGCGTAAAGAAACGCCACATGAGACCGAGGCCGCTGCGACCACGGCCCCGACTCCGCCAGCCTGGTCAGAAGTAGTCGGGAGGAAGGCCAAGGCCAAGTCCAAGAAGCCTGCTGGACGCAAAACTACCGTCCCAGCCCACGCACCTGCTAAGACTCCGCCGGCTACCCGGAAGGGTAAATTGACCTCGCCCAAGTCCTCGGCAGTCGTTATTACCCTAAGGCCAGAAGCCGTCGCAACACAAAGTTATGCGACGGTAATGAAGGCAGCCACTTCTGGCTTTGCCCTTTCGGAGGTCGGGGTTGATCACGTGCGGGTCCGCAAATCCGCCACCGGGGCTCGAATTATTGAGGTCCCAGGAGCCGGCAGTGCAAAGGCCGCGGATGAGCTGGCCGGGAAATTGCAAGGCCTCGTTGGCGAGTGGGTGACGGTGTCCCGGCCCATGAAAACTGCCGAACTTCGGCTGGTCGGGCTCGACGAGTCGGTCACTCCCGAAGAGGTCCAGCGAGTGGCGGCAGAGAAGGGAAACGTCCCACCGGAGCAGGTTAGGGTTGGCGCCATTCGAATGGGAACAAGTGGGACTGGATCATCCCTTGTCCGATGCCCGGTGCCCGCAGCAAAGCTGCTCATTGCGGCAGGACGGTTAGTCGTTGGGTGGTCTGCGGCCCGTATTACCCTCGtggaacctatcccgatgcgctgctttaagtgcatgggggtgggtcacacaagggctctctgcccGTCACCTGCCGACCGAagcactttgtgcttcagatgtggTAAGGATgggcacaaggcggcctcgtgctcAGCTGACCCGAAGTGTGCAGTCTGCACGCAGTTGGGTAGGAAAGCTGGGCATGTCATGGGGGGGCTGAAGTGCTCTCCACCCCCTACAAAGGGTAAGGAGGCCCCTTTGACCCGGGCCCCTGACACAGGCAATGGGCAACAGGAGACTGAACCGGAGGACATCGAAATGGACGCTTACGACGTCAGTACGTCATAACGACTTCCTCCTGGCAAATCTTAACCACTCTGCCCGTGCGCAGGATCTCCTGATGCAGCACATGGTGGAGTGGCAGATTAAAGTGGTGACAGCCACTGAGCCCTACTTTATCCCCCCCCAACCAAACTGGGCTGGGGATACTGAGGGCTCGGTGGCCATTGTGGTGCCGGGACACGGGGTTCCACTGGTTCCAATACGCAACGGACCAGGGTTCGTTGCAGTCGGATGGGGGGAGGTGATACTTattggagtatacttctccccaaaTAGACCTCTGTCCGACTTTGAGTCATATCTCAGAATGTtggagccagtggtgagaggtgcggccccAGCCCAGGTTATCTTGATGGGAGATCTCAACGCAAAGTCCGCCGCGTGGGGATCGCCCATCACAGACCTGAGGGGGGTTGAGCTACAGAGCTGGGCTGCCATGGTTGGCCTGGTGTGGCGTGTGGAAAGAAGGACGATTGGTGTTGCTGCGGAAGGAGGGTCGATCTCCCGACTCTCCTTCAGCATACAGGCCAATCGTCCTGATCGATGAAGTGAGCAAGATGTTGGAGAGAGTTCTGGCCTCCCGCATAAACCAACATCTTGCTCAGCGAGGGCCTGACATCTCTGAGCGCCAGTACGGGTTTAGGGTCGGCTTGTCGACCATAGACGCTATTGGTGCTCTGAGAAGTTTCTGCGCTGATGCGCAAAACAGGAGAGAGGGCGTATTGGCGGTGTCTCTAgatatcgccaatgcctttggcaCGCTGCCTTTTGGCGTGATAGAGGAGGCGCTGCGGTTTCACCGGGTGCCCATTTACCTGCGCCGAATGATGGGGCACTACTTGGAGGAAAGGGTAGTGCTCTATCAGGACAGGGATGGGAGCAGGCGAGAAAGGCAGATGGCATGTGGAATTCCGCAGGGATCAGTCCTCGGACCCCTGTTGTGGAATCTGGGGTTCGACTGGGCAATTCGCCCGGTTTTGTTACCCCGGATGGCAATCATATGTTATGCGGACGACACCATGGTTGCCGTTCGGGGGAGCAACTATGAGTAGTTGGTCAGGAGGGCCACGGTGGCCACTGAGATGATGGTCACCCGGATCGGCATGCTGGGTCTTAAAGTGGCCCTTCCAAAAacggaggccgtcctattcgggggaGCGGGCTGGCGGCCCCCGGCACGCGCCAACATATCTGTGTCGGGGGAGGTTGTCCCAATCAAGGCCCACATGAAGTACTTGGGCCTTGTTTTGGACCGAAAATGGAACTTCGAGGAGCACTTCCGCCAGCTCGCTCCCCGAGTCGTAGGAGCAGCTTCAGCGCTTAGCCGATTGCTCCCAAATGTCGGGGGCCCTGGGGCCCCATGCCGTCGCCTCTTCGCGGGTGTCGTGAGAAGCATGGCGACGTATGGGGCTCCCATTTGGTTTGAAGCACTTCGTGCCTCTTCCAAAACCCTACTGAGGCGGCCACAACGGGTAGTGGCGAACCGAATTTGCCGAGCCTACACCACGGTTGCCTTTGCAGTAGCCTGTGTCTTGGCAGGCACCCCCCCTTGGGAGCTGGAGGCGGGGGTTCTCGCGGAGACACACCGTGTCAGAGCAGAGGCTCGGGCGAGAGGGGAACACCTGGCCATAGAGCAGGTTTGACGTGTGCGGCGAATGGCCGAAAAGAGGATGCGGGACCGCTGGAAAGCGGACCTGGCGGACGCCCTCTATGGCAAATGCACCATAGACGCCGTCCGCGAAGAGAGGGAAGGCAGGCCAGGCTACTGAGCAgtcttcttgctcacctcagcaagcggaaacgcagcaggggactgaggaggttccaatggccgaggactaataatggacctgaacctcctccaggcgaatatcaaccactgcgccagagctcaggacctccttTTCCAGAGCATGGCGCAGTGGTCGATCCACGTAGccgtggtagctgagccctaccgcgtcccttctggggataattgggtggGAGATACGGACGGAGTTGTAGCCATGacgtcccggtccatagtgggctcCCCGGCCTTCGTTAATGTAGTGCGAGGTCGGGGATACGTCTCGGCCTTTATTGACGACGTAATGGTGGTTGGAGTGTACTTCTCGCCGAATAAGAGTCTCGCTGACTTCGAGcagtttcttgctgaagtcggCGTCCTTATAAACAGAAGACGCTCCTGCCACCCTAACGAGGAGCCTCGGGCGACTGATTTGAGGTATCGGTCGCCCGACGAGAAACGTCCTCGAGTCGGGAGGCGCACCGAATGTTCCTGGTACGCCTCTGACGGAGTTTGGAGACCTCGAAAAGGTCCCCCTGTGGAGGGTCTGCCTCGGcagacgccgctggctgggatGTGGAAGATTGCGCAAGTGTTCCCATGTCCCAGTCACTAGGCGAcgagtaggaacatcgctgggttttagtgggtattctggccgctttatgtcagtgagtcccacatacccctccggaaacggcgcagcttcggatgcgctgtttccggaggggatgcataaacgcatttcccagcgtcaaaaaaaaaaaaaaaaaaaaaggttaggttaggttaggttaggttaggttaggttaggttaggttcccgtgtggggttgctagtcccccatcgggcgcgtccccgggtggtggataggggaatgcctcccagatatggggggtaccggggaaacccggcgcgaaccaaaactagcacgaggcggggtggggcgcttttgtgcgctgccactgagggtggggcgcttctgtgcgctgccactgagggcggGGCCTTAtaggccgcgaggaaggacaacctcagtaaaaaatcaccggtgtgggtggaaacgccctgcgcggcgggctctccggtcttcatggccggtgagcgctggcttcggccaccgtcgggcaacccgtaatccgcactgagcggaaccgggggtcccgcgcactgagcgtggggctgcgaggaagacaacctctataaaaaactaccccaatcctaaggtttgatgcccgccgatgggatgcatggttgctgggagtgcagccactagggtgtctggggaGGGTCCCCATAAGGCCCATAAACAAAATGGAACTACGACATGGCaaaaaatctacccgggagggtccccgcgagggggaatcccttggtgcgtcactagtggcgcatcggccccatgtatacgggggggccaccagtCGTGAGGgagaggagaagattgtggggggcGTAGGGAAAGTTGGAAAtgtgcaaggggggaaagaagTTATGATTGCtttagagaggtgcgaagttttagcagAGAAGCACGAGAGGGAAATGAGGAAGGACAGAGAGGGAAAGAAGGACGATTCGTCCGTGAGGACGGAGATGTCGGACGAGGCTATGTCAGACTGCAGCCTCATAACAGTAGAGACCAGGCCCAGATCGGAGTCTGAGTCTTCTGGCAATGCGTCTGGCGCAGCTTCAGGCCGTCTGTGGAAGGGGCCGAAGAGGCCGCGACTTGGGGAGTTCGACGTACAACTCTCAATGTCCTCGGATGAGGAAATGAAAGATGCGTCGTCACCCACTAGAGGGAGAGGCAGACCACCCACTACGGGTAAATACGTTGGGCTAGCtaaggccagggaggccctcAACAGGGCTAAGAAGGAAGAAATGCGCTTGCAGGTTGAGCAGGACCTGTTGAGGACCTCACTAACGTCTAGATTCCGCCGCGAAAAGCAGCGGTCTATTGAACGCGAGATTGGGCCAATGACCGACGATATGTCAGCGGCCCAAATCCAAAAACGAGCGCTGGATGAAGTGGCGCTGATATCGTCGATCGCCACCAAGTCCACAAATTTGAAGGGGACATTTGTGCGCGAACTCAAGAACGCGGCATCCTCCATCAAAGAGGCGGTTGAGGTCTTGAGTTCACGCACCATATCGGATGAGACACGGCAACTGCAGGCGGACAATGCACGTCTGCAAGCTGAAATGGCCAGCCTGCGAAAGGAGTTGGCCACCTTAAGGAGTGACTTGGAGAAGTCGCGGAAGCAGGGTCCCGCGTCCTTTCCCCCGGATACGACAGAGGGGCTGCGCCCTGACCCGCAGCTCGCTCAATCCAAGGCGAGAACTGAAGTGCCCAATTCGCTACCTTCAGTGATGGAAGAGGTCTGTCGGACGGTGTTGACCCAGGTCGGGACGATGCTGAATGCTCGTCTGGCAGCACTGGAGGACAGGCTCCTTCCAGAGAAACGGATCCGGCCACCACTGGCGGCTGACAAGAGGAAGGCGACAAGGCAGCCCGCATCGTATGCGGACGCCACACGCGTGCCAGGCCCAAGCCAGCCTGCTGAAGAAGGGCGCCACGCTACGGAGACGCCACCTGCTCGCCCTGCAAGTCAGCCAGCGGCGGCAAAACGCCCTACTGACCTTTCTGCACCCAAGGAGGCGCAATGGCAGAAGGTCAGCCAGAAGAGGGCAAAGAAGAAGGACAAGGGTGGCTCGCAGTCGCAGCCGCAAAAGACGCAGCGGGGAGGGGGGCCGGGGACTGCAAAATCAGGGCCTAAACTTCGCCCGCCTCGTTCTTCGGCTGTCGTGCTCACACTGCAGCCGGAAGCCGAGAAGAGAGGCGCCTCATATGCCGGGGTATTGGCTGAAGCCAGACAAAAAATCGCTCTGTCTGACCTCGGCATAACCAGTCTCCGGTTTAGGAAAGCCGCTACTGGGGGACGCATTCTCGAGCTGCCTGGCGCCTCCAGCGCCGAAAAGGCGGATGCCCTTGCTCTCAGGCTGAAGGAGGTGGTCAGCGAGGAGATCGCTCGAGTCTCAAGGCCGGTTAAATGTGCTGATATGCGCATAACGGGCCTTGATGACTCGGTCTCAAAAGGAGATGTCGCTGGCGCTGTGGCAAAAGTTGGTGGTTGTCCTCCAGAGCAAGTGCTGGCGGGAGAAATAAGGCAAGACGCGGGGGGCCTGGGTACAGTGTGGCTGCGTTGTCCAGTGGCAGCAGCCAAGAAAGTGCTTGAGGGTGGCAGGCTACTCGTCGGCTGGGTGTCAGCCCAAGTCAAGGTGCTAGACGAGCGGCCCCAGCGGTGCTACCGCTGCCTGGAATTCGGCCACATGAGGGCGCTTTGCACTGCCGAGATCGACCGC
Above is a genomic segment from Pararge aegeria chromosome 23, ilParAegt1.1, whole genome shotgun sequence containing:
- the LOC120634115 gene encoding uncharacterized protein LOC120634115; the protein is MDLNLLQANINHCARAQDLLFQSMAQWSIHVAVVAEPYRVPSGDNWVGDTDGVVAMTSRSIVGSPAFVNVVRGRGYVSAFIDDVMVVGVYFSPNKSLADFEQFLAEVGVLINRRRSCHPNEEPRATDLRYRSPDEKRPRVGRRTECSWYASDGVWRPRKGPPVEGLPRQTPLAGMWKIAQVFPCPSH
- the LOC120634116 gene encoding uncharacterized protein LOC120634116, with the translated sequence MIALERCEVLAEKHEREMRKDREGKKDDSSVRTEMSDEAMSDCSLITVETRPRSESESSGNASGAASGRLWKGPKRPRLGEFDVQLSMSSDEEMKDASSPTRGRGRPPTTGKYVGLAKAREALNRAKKEEMRLQVEQDLLRTSLTSRFRREKQRSIEREIGPMTDDMSAAQIQKRALDEVALISSIATKSTNLKGTFVRELKNAASSIKEAVEVLSSRTISDETRQLQADNARLQAEMASLRKELATLRSDLEKSRKQGPASFPPDTTEGLRPDPQLAQSKARTEVPNSLPSVMEEVCRTVLTQVGTMLNARLAALEDRLLPEKRIRPPLAADKRKATRQPASYADATRVPGPSQPAEEGRHATETPPARPASQPAAAKRPTDLSAPKEAQWQKVSQKRAKKKDKGGSQSQPQKTQRGGGPGTAKSGPKLRPPRSSAVVLTLQPEAEKRGASYAGVLAEARQKIALSDLGITSLRFRKAATGGRILELPGASSAEKADALALRLKEVVSEEIARVSRPVKCADMRITGLDDSVSKGDVAGAVAKVGGCPPEQVLAGEIRQDAGGLGTVWLRCPVAAAKKVLEGGRLLVGWVSAQVKVLDERPQRCYRCLEFGHMRALCTAEIDRSDTCYRCSQTGHKARGCTAVPHCSVCAAAGRVANHRGGSSACIKRRAFHSCTD